TGGGCTTGCGCAGTTGAGGGCAGTGGCGGATCGGCATCCTGAGGATGCGGCGCTCGCCAATCTGGTGTACCGCTATGAATATATCGGGGATGGAGGAATTTATGGTCTGGGCTAAACGGGCGGCGGCCCTTTGCGCTGTGGCAGTGATGGGCGCGGCGGCGCCCGCGCTTGCTGATACTTTGGTGGTGCGCGCTTCGGGCCCTTCGGCGCGAAGCTATCTGCCCGGCGCCAAGCTCGCGGATGGCGGATCGCTGTTGCTGAAGGCCGGGGATGTGGTGACGCTGCTGGATGCGAAGGGCACGCGGACGTTGCGCGGGCCCGGCCGCTTTGGCGTGACGGCGACAGCGAGTGCTGCGCCCGCCAGCAATGTGACGCTGGCGGCGCTGCTCGATACCAAGCGGGTGCGGCGGGCGCGGACCGGGGCCGTGCGCGGCACCGTGAGTGATGCCCCTGCCGTTGCGAAGCGGCCCAATCTGTGGCTGGTCGATATCGTGCAGCCCGGCGCGCTGTGCGTGGCTGATCCGGCTGCTGTTCGCCTGTGGCGCGCCGACGCCTCCAAGCCGCTGAACGTGCGCATCATCGGTAGCGGGACGCAGGCGGCGGCGAGCTTTGCGGCAGGCGAGGCGATGGCGGCATGGCCCGCCACACTGCCGGTGAAGGACGGCGCGGCCTATCGCGTCGAAACGGGCGGGCGGTCCACCGAAATACGATTTGCGCTGCTGGATGTGGCAGATGTCGGGCTGGACGGCACCGCCTCGGCGCTGATCGCGAACGGATGCCAGGCGCAGCTTGACCTGCTGGTCGATACCGCATCGCGCTAAGATAGTTGATAGCCGGGCCGGGTAGGGGCAGGGCGCCCTGGCCCGACGGTCGCAGTGACGGGAAAGACAGGCCAGCAGGCCGCTGCTGTCACGCTTTGGGGGAAATGGGACGTCTATGGGCTTTCAGGGGGCAGCGGCATCGGGTTTAACGAGGCGCGCACGGTGGCGACTGGCGATCGCGTTGACGGCGGTCGTGCCGGTGGCGGCAATGGCGCAGGTTGCGCCGCGCGCGCCGACGCGGGAAGAATTGTCTCCCGCCGACCGGCAGGGCGAGGTGGCCCCGCAGGGTAGCCGTCTGACGGTGGAGGGCGGCGTAGAACGTGCGCCCTGCCCACTGGCTGATCCGCGCTTTGCCGATGTGATGGTGAACTTTGCCGCCGTGCAGTTCGACGGGCTGCGCGGGGTTCCGCCGGAAGCGTTGAACGACAGTTGGAGTGATCTGGCGGGTCGCGAGGTGCCGATCGCCAGCCTCTGCGAGGTGCGCGACCGTGCCGCGACGGCACTGCGGCAGATGGGCTATCTGGCCGCCGTGCAGGTTCCGCCGCAGCGGATCGAGAAAGGCGGCACGGTCCGTTTCGACATATTGATGGCGCGGTTGGTCGCGATCGAGGTGCGGGGCGACGCTGGCAATAGCGAGCGGCTGATCGCGGCGCATATGGAGGCGCTGAAGGGGCAGCCGCTGTTCAACGTGCATGAGGCGGAACGGCACCTGTTGTTGGCGCGCGACCTGCCCGGCTATGATGTGCGGCTGGCGCTGCGTCCGGCGGGGACGGCGCCGGGCGAGGTGGTGGGCCAGGTGACGGTGGTGCGCCGCCGGGTCGAGGTGGACGTCAATGTCCAGAATCTCGGCAGCAGGGCGGTTGGGCGCTTCGGCGGGCTGGCGCGGGTGCGCTTCAACGACCTGACCGGCATGGGCGACAGCACGGTGCTGAGTATCTTCAACACCGCGCAGCCGGATGAGCAGACGGTGCTGCAGGCCGGGCACAGCATGGCGCTGGGCAGCGATGGATTGCGGCTGTCGGGCGACTTCACCTATGCCTGGAGCAGGCCGGATATCGATGGGCTGGACCTGTCATCCAGGACGCTGATCGCGACGGCGGCGCTGTCCTATCCGATCGTGCGGCGGCAGGTTCACACGGTTCTGGCCAGCGGCGGGCTGGACCTGATCGACCAGGATCTGCGCATCGGTTCCGCTCCCTTGTCGCGCGACCGGCTGCGGGTGCTGTTCCTGCGGCTGGAGGGCGAACTTATCGACGCCGACAGCCTGGTGAGCACGGCGGGCTATTCTGGCATCGAGCCGAAATGGCGGATCGGCGGCAGTCTGGAACTGCGCCACGGCCTTTCGGGTCTGGGCGCGAGTGAGCCGTGCGGCAACGCGGCGAGCTGTATCCCGACCAGCCAGCTTGGTGGCGACGCATCCGCCTTTGTCATGCGCGGGGGATTGCAGGCCGAATATCGCCCGGTGCCCAGGTTCGCCATCGCGTTGGCGCCGCGTGCGCAATATAGCCCCGACCAGCTGCTATCCTATGAACAGATGAGCGCGGGCAATTATACGGTCGGGCGCGGCTATGACCCCGGCGCGCTGACCGGGGACAGCGGCGTAGGCGTCGCGGCGGAGCTGCGCTATGGCCGGATCACGCCCAAGGGGCCGGGGGCGATCGCGCTCCAGCCCTTCCTTTTCTTCGACGCGGCATGGATGTGGCACAAGAGCAGCGCCTTTGCCGGGATCGACCCCCAACGGCTCTATTCCGCTGGCGGGGGCGTGCGCGCGACGTGGGACAATCATGCGCGGATCGACGTGACGCTGGCGACGCCGCTGCGCAAGGCGGGGTTTCAGACGGAGCGGGGGGATACGCGACTATTGCTGTCGGTGACCACGCAAATTCTGCCGTGGAGGCGGTGAAAGTCATGAATGAATTGGCGAGAAAAACGCGTTTGCGGGGATTTGTTCGTTGCGTTAGCGTAACGGCCTTGGCGGCGGCGTGCGTAATGCCGCAGGTGCGGGCGCAGACGGCGTTTCAGGGGTCGGTGACGTCATCGACGGGATCGCCCACCATCGCGCAGGGGACGGCGGGCGGGACGACCGATGTCATCACGCTGAACAGCGCCGAAACGATCATCAACTGGCAGCCCAACGACATTTCGGGAACGGGCGAGATCGATTTCCTGCCCAGCGACAAGACGGCGCTGTTCACCAACAGCGTTTCGGGCGTCGGCGATTTCACGGTGCTGAACCGCATCCTGCCGGTGAATGGCAGCGGCGTGCCCGTGTCCCGCGTCGTCGCGCTGAACGGCACGGTGCAGAGCCAGATCAACGGCTCGACCGGTGGCAAGGTGTGGTTCTACGCGCCGGGCGGCATCGTCGCGGGG
This region of Sphingobium sp. MI1205 genomic DNA includes:
- a CDS encoding ShlB/FhaC/HecB family hemolysin secretion/activation protein, whose translation is MGFQGAAASGLTRRARWRLAIALTAVVPVAAMAQVAPRAPTREELSPADRQGEVAPQGSRLTVEGGVERAPCPLADPRFADVMVNFAAVQFDGLRGVPPEALNDSWSDLAGREVPIASLCEVRDRAATALRQMGYLAAVQVPPQRIEKGGTVRFDILMARLVAIEVRGDAGNSERLIAAHMEALKGQPLFNVHEAERHLLLARDLPGYDVRLALRPAGTAPGEVVGQVTVVRRRVEVDVNVQNLGSRAVGRFGGLARVRFNDLTGMGDSTVLSIFNTAQPDEQTVLQAGHSMALGSDGLRLSGDFTYAWSRPDIDGLDLSSRTLIATAALSYPIVRRQVHTVLASGGLDLIDQDLRIGSAPLSRDRLRVLFLRLEGELIDADSLVSTAGYSGIEPKWRIGGSLELRHGLSGLGASEPCGNAASCIPTSQLGGDASAFVMRGGLQAEYRPVPRFAIALAPRAQYSPDQLLSYEQMSAGNYTVGRGYDPGALTGDSGVGVAAELRYGRITPKGPGAIALQPFLFFDAAWMWHKSSAFAGIDPQRLYSAGGGVRATWDNHARIDVTLATPLRKAGFQTERGDTRLLLSVTTQILPWRR